The nucleotide window accttacttcgtaggacattcaccttagctcaggaactagccttgttgcaaacctctgcattttctctaatttcttgacgtgcttgaccaggtgtgagttctaaactggtgctgcatgctccagtatgggcctgacgttcacgtgtacagagtcttgaatgtgtgtgtactcacctagttgtagttgcaggggacgagtcatagctcctggcgcctactcttcactggccgctactgggtcacactccctgtaccgtgtgtgtatgtgtgagtgtgtgtgtgactgtgtgtgaatgtgttactACGAGAAGAAATCGCGATAAAACGTGATGAAAGCGGATGAAAGCGCTCATTTATTTCAAAATTCTCAGCTAttgattttttttatgttttatgtatatgtatgtgtaggatactacacatacaaaaaaaatacattccaAACTTGCCTGTAATTCTCTACACGaatacataacagtgttgtattCATCctattaataactttaatgaaaaaatcATTAACGATTTGGCAGATTTATGTATATTATCGACCTCTGGCTTGAGGGTTCATTAATTAATTCACTGATACATCAGCTTGATTAAGACAAATTTGCGGGGATTTTTGTGAGTATATAAAAAAGCTTTCATCGCTTATTGAAACTATAATGAGCTGTTGCTTGCTCTCGGGGAAGAGAGACACATGAAGACTTCTGTGCTAATGACGTGAACGCTCAAGGCCTTTTCAGAGCTTTTTATAAAATAGAAATGTTTAAAATATTGAAGCAGCTGGAACATTTCTGATTTTTTCTTCATTTTATCTTCCTTCGAAAGTTGGTAATGAAAATTTTAGTTTGCCTTCAATCACAGGACTTTAAGAAAGTATCGCCTCCAACCACCGGACTCTTCTCCTCCACCGAAATGATCTGCTCCAGTTCCTGATCTCAGCTTCATTAAAGGCTTTCTTCTTTTAGGGAAAAAAACGAGAACGTAAGATGCTTAATAAATCTGAATTTATTTAGATGAGATTTCCAAAACCGCATGGAAATGGAAACATAAAAATTAGGTTGTGTACTGAGATTTCAGGTCCTCTTCAACAGATTTAAAGGTCAGCATTTATAGAAAATCAAAGACTTTTGTTTCTGTTTCCCTGTGGGTTCAGACTCACAcaggtgttcattacactttgatATTTTGTGAATTTAAGTTGTTGTCGAAATATTTAGACACGAAATCATTtctgaatttcagacttttctcTCCCACTTCACACAATGATAGAAAACTGCATTAAATATTTTGTGGTAGAAAGTACTTTGTGTAAAATAGATGTTTATATCTCTCTTATATATAGAATTGTATTTATTTGAATGTATAAAAAAATGGAAGTTTCTTGAagtgaaataaaaattaaatcaACTGTAAAGAAGACAAATGAAATCCTCCATTTTCATCGGCGTTATCTTTAAAACCAAATGACTTACATAATAAGAAAATATATCAAAAGCAAAATAATTTAATTTTTCTATTGTTACTTATTTCAAATATTAAGTTGTCAACGCCTTTAAGTGTCGATTTTATCACGAAATAATGAGGAACACAGTACGATGTTCGATGTCTTTGTATTTCTCTCGCAAATATCTTCCTCAGTGGGACTCGGGAGTGGCCTATGTGCACTATTCCCCACCTTACTCATTAACTCTACCTGATCCCTCACCGACAACACTGTTCCCCAACCCTGGAACCAGAAGCAGCCAACAACAGCGACCTAGTGTGCCCATAAGAACAGCCTTGCAACCTAGCATCAGTAAACTAAAAGTTGCTGAACGATTACCGAAGAAAAGTTAGCGTATGATACCTTTGCATGGGAATAATCTTTCAACCTATACAAGAATTATCGAAAAGCCTCACAAATTCAACTGAAGTATTAGTGTCGATAGGTCCTCATTCGACAGCGATAAAAGATGAACGGTCGATTCCCAGCAAAGGCAAGAAAGTGTGAACACATTGTATGGGTGTCTCAGAGTCTAGGTAAAAAAGTGATCTTAAGAACGTTTACATCTAACTACGAAATGAAAGAAAGTTAGGCAGTGTACAATACATTAAATTTTGAGTCCAGGAGAATGGAAGAGGTCTTATATCGTTCGTATCTATCTATAAGCTTGGCCAAGACTTAAGTGTGAACGAGAGAACATATTATTCATTTGTCAAAGAGAGGTCTTCGAGTTGGAACGTTTTACCACATTAGAAAACCAGAgtagagaataaaaaaaaaaataggaacaaGAATGCTACCCAGCAGGCCACCACTGAAGTCATAACACTTCACACGGTCGTCTCAAAGTCCATGTCGGTGTAGTCGAGAGCATAGGCACTTAAGCTTTTCTCCTTAGGTGGGAGGATGGACTCCTGGGTCGACACCCTCCGAGCGTCCTGCTGTCGCTTTTTGGCCCGCTGGTTACGGTGACGGCGCACAGCTGATACGGTGATGAAAAGCAGCGTTAGCAGCGTGAGAACCACAATGGTAAGGTATAGCCATGGCACTCGCTCCAGCAGACAGTTTGACACCATCTCGTCGCTACCTGCGGGAACAGACAGCCGTCATGAGTGTAGTGACAAGTGTGTTAATGATTTTGGTGGTGGAAACAAATGCGAtgttaatgttgataaattagacacatgtgcaacacgtgggtatctttactgaggaaacgtttcgccacacagtggcttcatcagtccatacaaaggagaatggtgaagaacaggagaagttcgatgtaatcagtccctcagccttgagttgactcaagggactgattacctcgaactctcctgttcttcaccattttcctttgtatgaactgctgaagctactgtgtggtgaaacgtttcctcaataaatatatacaagtgttgcacatgtgcgaTGTTAATGTCCATGGTGGTGGAAACAAATGAGGTGATAATCAAGAGAGGTAATACAATATGAAATCTGTGAAATGTTGACGAAACGTAAACACTTGCACCGTAATCCTTGaacaagacagtgacaatattatgtaAGATAAATGGTTTCTGTTACTCTTTAATTAATATCATATATTTttattagccggacttgagtcctggaggtgggaagtacagtgcttgcactgtaaaggaggggttgggatatttgctgtttagagtgacttctaaactgtcgtatccgcGAGCCCCTGGCAAGAAAGTGACTGTGcgaatgattgtgaaagtgtttctttttcggctCACccaacctcggtgggagacggcagcgtgttaaaaaaaaaatttatattcaTAAAAATAGCTAAACTCGTATGGGTCATACAATGCCTAAGGAATACATAATAATCAGGCTTAATCCAAGAAAGGGATCCTTGGATCAGGAAACGTTCACCAGCGTTAAGGAACACTTCCCCATCATTCACTGACAGGTACCCATAGTGTTAAAACATTTATCTTTGAAAACAGGATTCTGCAGTAGCTGGCCGAATCATTTTGCCAAAATTGCCAGGTAACTGTATTGATTAAGTGGTCAATCAATTAATTAAACACTGTGTTCACAGTCAGGTTCGTTCCATTCCAGGCTGTCACAAGCGGCGACTTAATTATTGCGAGAGTGACAAGATGTCGCCGATTCTCTGTGCGTTCCACGGCGCTATTTAGGTGTATTCTATTCTTCGATCTGTTAAAAagttggagagcgaaacgtagtTCCCGACCTATTTCAAATAGTAAATAATAGAATACAAGAGTGGATACCCAAATTAGTTGATTATCCCAGGACAATATATGATGAGCCTTAATTTTAAAAAGGGAAGGAAAATCTAGCCTCGGTAAAATTAACCACTAAGTGAACATCACCTGAAGGAGACATTCTCAAGATAAGCaaaacaccaccactatcctccttGAGGCTGTGAATATTGActcagatttttttcctactaaACCCCGACTGGCTGCACTGGTCTTCtcataacaacacacacacacacacacacacacacacacacacacacacacacacacacacacacacacacacacacacacacacacacacacacacacacacacagagccagaTGTAAAAATATTCCCTGCTTCATACCACTCACCTCTGTAAAACTGGGACATTAAAGACACGTTGTAAAAAGCACCAGCTCAATGAAAGACAAAAGGATGACTCGAAGCATTCACAGGATTGCTTCAAGCAACATCTCCATTACTATTTCCCTTGAAGGCTATAACCAAATTCTTTTCAAAGATTACGATGCCATTCCACACTGGAAAATGCATGTGTAGCTAACGGTAGGATCACTGTCTCCAGCAATACTTTTACGAACTGCAATGCTGCTCGTTGCTTCAATTTCTGTGTCTCTAGTAATTTAATAGTACAAGTACTTTTCTCCTTTCAATAATTTAAGAGTCCAGCAGACTTTTCTCATTTTAATAATATGAGAGTACAAAAACTTCATGTTTATAATAAACGGAGAGTACAATTTTTAAATTGATAACCCAATATTATTCATAGGTTCAGAAATTCGGCACTGCCATTTTTTTCTACCTGGTAATATTCCAAAGAATTTTCATGTCTGTGATGTTATAACAGTTTACTACTTCTGTTAGCAAAGTAAGGATCTTTCAGGCtttttatactataataattttCATACTTTTAAGTTTCTAAAACGATTATTTTTCTAGCCTTGATAATCAGAGTCTTATGCTATAATCTTATATAGGTTGTCGTTCTCATTTAGTTAAATAGCAATTAATAATATGGTTACTGATAACTCGGGGAATTTttattccagtgtgtgtgtgtgtgtgtgtgtgtgtgtgtgtgtgtgtgtgtgtgtgtgtgtgtgtgcaaactcAGTGACACACATTGTTCAGAAAATCAATAAGACCTCCGTGATCCAGTGTTTGACTTTTGACATTATCTGTGCAGTATTTGACATTATCTCCTATTGTTAACTATATTTCTTTTTCCTTGCTGAACAGTATTAAAAATTTCAATAGCAAGGCTAGTCGGCATTTTCCAAATTGATGTCAAAGATGACGGAAACGTATATTATACTGGGAAAAGAAACAGTTTTTAAAATCCTCCACAGTATGGTAATGAAGAGGCTGATGAACCACTGTGAACAAAAAATGTGTATTTCATTGAAATAACTGACGGAAGTGATAACATTAGAGAGAGcgcgagagcaagagagagagagagagagagagagcaagagaagcgAGTGTAGAAGCGTATATACAGTACgcacatattgtgtgtgtgtgtgtgtgtgtgtgtgtgtgtgtgtgtgtgtgtgtgtgtgtgtgcgggtggcGAGGCAGCCATGCTGATGACTTGCCAGGTGTGAATTAATCTAGCCTGGGCGGTCCCACAGGCAGAAGGGGGATCATTAAGTTCGTGGCAGGCGTCGCCCATGACAACTCCTACTGATTTCCCCACAGGTTTTGCCTCCCAACTAACTGGTCCTTGTTGATCTCCGTCTCAGTCTGTTCCTGTTTGTCTAGGAATGGCTGCCTGTCTATCATTTTCCAttttctccgtctctctctctcgctctctctctctctctctctctctctccctctctctctctctctccctctctccctctctcccgctCTAACCCTTCCTGTTTCTACCTACAAATTCACACTAGCTTTAGATAATAGCTCCACTACGTTACCGAAATGGGGCTGTAAGCGTTGATACACGCTGCTGCCTTCCCAGTCACCCGCTGTTGCATGGGTCATGATGCACTCTGTACCAAGGCTGGGTAATGCTACTTCCTCGTAGGAAAATGGGAAATCTAACAGAGTCTTGCGTTCAGTATAGTAGCGAAATTGCAAACGAAAACGAAAATTAACACAGAGAATGAGCAAAAATGCGATTTGGGACAACACTGAGGGTTATTATTATATGTTTTTTTAAATGAAAGGCTAAATCCTTTTAGGTTATTCTGCTTGAAGAGAGCTAGAGACTCGAACCACCGGTTTGCTATGCACGAGACAGAAACAGCACTTGTCCTACAAAGCTGTACACACTTCTACCATTAAGCCATCCTTGCAACGTAAAAGTTAAGGTCCTTTGGCGAAGTCTCTCTTCCCGTGAGCCCAATGTCAATTCATTTCCCTATATCACCCGCAGCAATAGAACTGAACAATATATAGCCCTCGTAACCACTTCGAATGATGGGGCTTAATGCGGCTTTAAGAGTTTCACTACAACTGGTTTCAGCATCATTAAAACTGTATTCGCCTACGTCGTGGTCTTTTGCAGGCAGGACGGACTAGCGGTGCATGATAGATGTTGCTGGTCTGAAtcctgctggtggcagtgttttcttttttttgtttgtttgtttttgttttgttttacgtATATCGTTGTATATAATGTTTTTCTTCACTCCTTAATTGGCAAGAAAGAATACCCAGAGCAGGAGTGACACTGCCGACAATACATGTTAAATTTTTTGACCACATCAGGCGTCTCCCACCACGGCAGGGGGACCcaaaaaaggaaatattcatCGACATTCTTTCAACAGCTGTcgtgccagaagtgtgcagacatcGCAGTTTAAATGAGTTGTAACAtcttcaccccctcccccagAATGCAGGAACCGTACTTCCCACGTACAGGATTCAAGGCCTGTTTACTGGtatccctgaattccttcataaatatcTACCTCCTACTCCAGAAGCACTTTAGATCCTTACAACCACATATCTTGTATTTCATGAAGCACTTAACCCGTGCCAGTTATTCAGTGTAAAGAGCCCACATCTAGCATCTTACCAGACATCGGGCTATTGGCGACAAGAAATAAAATCATAATAGAAATTGGATGGAAACACACCTCAACAAGTCTTGAAAACAAAGCATGTCAAATTCTTTTAACCAATTCCTGATCAAACGAGCTATGCTGCAGTTTTGCATTACACTACGTACTGTAAGCACCAACAACTTGACTGACAAGATCAAACAATAAGATTGGTCGACGGAAGCAACTATCCTCTGAACCATCAACAAGTATATAGCATGTATTCACTGACCTTCGGGGCAGTGCTTGCGACCATCACACCAGAGCTCTGCAGGGATGCACGCACTCAGCTCTGGACACAGCTCCTTGCAGGGCACATCAGGAGGCTCGTCTCGCCACCCTCCCAAACCACCAGCGCGGGGTGACACGTAGGCGTCTTCTGGTCTTTCTGAATCAGCGGGTTTCCAGGTGGTGAGCCAACGAAGCCGAAGACTCGAAGCGCTACGGggttcccacaccaccaccagagatGACTCCCTCCCGTCAGACTCCCGGTAATCTAGTTCGCGACTTGTGGGTTTGTCATCAGCTTCATCATCTTCGTTAGCGCCGCTGGTGTTGGACTCTTCTTCAGGGGGCGGGGGGCTCATAACTCGAGGCTCGGGTGGCGGCCAAAAGAATGTTATAGCAGCGGCCTGGTCGGCCGCGGGGCATACTCCGAGCACTGGCTCAGCTCTTCCTGGAACATGAAAAAATAATCGAGTATCGGATGCACAAGTGCCGTTGTCGAGGCTAGCACGAGGCAATGTTAGAAAGAGCGAATGTTTTGGTGGCGTTTTCAGAAGCCAGGGAAACCCTTCGCATCTACCTTTCGAGTTGGAGGGGGAAGAATCTGCAACAACTTCCCCAGCAGCTCCTGAGAGAACTCGAGTCGCCCCAATACATCCTGGAGCCTTAAGAAATTCGTAGGTGGCATTGAAGAAGTAATGTCTATAATCTTCATAAGACAGCATGCCCTTTATGGTGAGGTTTATGGTCAGGTCTGGCCCGTGAGAAACCTGAGTGATGGGTATAGAATCATGTGAGCAAACACAGGCCAACGGCAACTCGACCTCAGCCCAGGGCCATTCTGATACAGACAGAGACATGTGCGAAGATCCCCCGGGTATACAGCGCAAGGCCTTTGTCTGCCGATTCACTTGCGTACGGCAGCCAGAGGAACCAGTGAGGATACTGTCAATGGTGAGGCGCACTACCTGGTCTGCCGCTGCCAGGAGACGCCATGAGCATGACACGAAGGAGCGACCCCCACGGCCATATAGAAAAACGTCCCTCGGGGCACTGAATGTCAAGTTTCCTCTGGAGGCTCCGTCGCTCCTGATAACTCGACTGCACGGGTCACCCGCCCACTCCCCGGCTTGCCGCCGCTCCACAAACTCATATCTGGTAAaacatattcaaaattatttataCTATacatgagagagaaagaaaactGTTTATATTCACTCTAAACTGTACATAGATAATCACCAATAAAAACTTATTTAGACCAAGTAATACCGAAAACTATAATGCATTATTCCGCCCTTTCGATAACCATAACTTGCAGGTGGCAGTGAAGAGCAAAGTAGTAAGATTTACCTAAGCAAAAATGAGACTTTGGTGACAATGCTTCCATCCCCAAAGTACTGAGACATACTCAGATTCCTGCCAGTAGAGACATAGGACTCGTTCCTGTCGCAGGGGCGCACGTTGGAGTCTTCGAGGAGTCTGCGTGCGCGGTCACAAGTTCGCGGCTCCGTATCATGGCAGTGTTGGGCGATGGGCTTCCCATTAGGCCAGTCTCCATCACTGATTGTCAGTTGTGTCGAGCATAACTTGGCTTGCAGTTTGGCGAGCTGCGATTCTCTGTGGTAGTGGACAAAAGTGATCCACACTACCTGGCCATGTGAGCCCAGGAATTGCCATACGCAGGTGGTATTCGGCGGCACACTGTGGGTAGCACCCTCCACCCAGCCGGTGCTATTGTCGCTGCTACGGATTTCCACTCGACAATCTTCCCCAATGGAAGCCGTGGGTATGAAACGCGCCTCAGCTCGTAGTTCGAACCCCGCGACATGCGTCCAGGGCGCTTCATGATGAGGGTAGTCGTAAGGTGAAGTTGTAAACTCAATTAGAACATCTGGCCCTGAGGATACGATCTCAGGGACAATGTCTCCTCGGCAGAAAGTGACTAAAACTGGAGAGGTGGTGGAGTTACCGTCGTATACACGCACGTAGTCGCCGACGTAGTAACAGTCTCCATAGAGTTTAAGGTGACGCTCGGTGGTGTCATGGGGTTGAACCAAACTCTTAACGTGCACCAAGTGTCCATCCGCCTGGCTGAGGGAGATCACGGCCCTCTTGCCTGGTGGAGACCTGGTCTGGCTGAGAGTGTAATAACACGTTGTGTTTCTCGGGTACATCCCGGGAAAGTTCGGAGACTGTACGAAGCATGGCCGTTGGTCACAATTAGTGAAGAGGGCGTCACACACTGTTGTTTTATCTCGCAGTCCCAAGTACTTTGGCTCTGTCGGTTTCCCATACCTCACCACCGCCGATTCCCGACGCAGGAACTTGTAAGACATCTTGACGTAGATACTGGAGAAGGCGTCGAGGGCGGTGAGGTCATTGTCAGTGGGAAGCCGTGTGATGATGACGGAGACAGAGGGAGTCTCTGAGTAATACATCTCCAGCCCAACACCGTCGCCACACCAGAAGCCAGGCCTGCAAACAAGATTAGATTAAAGCCTTAGAAGGCCGTAGATTCTCATTCTTCAAGTATTCTTCAAGTATTTGCAGCTATAGGGCTTtcttttttaatataataatcataataatggcCCTTTATACTTTCATAATTGTAGGTTTCAGTCAGATCTGTATCTTAGTATTTCCACAAAAAAGTAAAATGAGAGTAAAACATCTATTAAGAATGAGAACGAGCCAGTATCATTGTGCATCGTTACAAGAGAGACAAAGTGACGCGAGATGGTGATACTGTTCCTATGGCTGTGTTAACTGTATATTTTCTATCAAACATCTAAACATTAATAAAATTACGAAACTGTATTCATAAATAAAcaatatttaaaatttttttatgtctattaatatttattaaaaatatcAGAAATATATTTCTCTAATACACATTGTGTATTAACACGTCAAAAAGCTAACTCTAATTACAATACAAATGTATGTGAACTGGCAGGCAGCAGCGAATGTTGATAAATGCAAAACTAAGCAAACCAGATTCTCATACTCAGAAATTTCAATAGTGTTGTATAAAGAGTGCGAACCTATTTTCTATGAAGTAATGTTTACTGAGCTGATAGCCGCGAAACCATAAAATGTTCCACAATGGATTTTGCTCATGCGTTCAGAATTTTTATCTATAAATTCCTAATAAAGAAAGTCTGTTTCTGTACGCAGCGATAAGCAGTTGGTCCTGGAAATTTGTAGTTAAACGAGTTTGCTGGCCTTAAGTgactgtactgtagtgtgtgtgtgtgtgtgtgtgtgtgtgtgtgtgtgtgtgtgtataaaatacAGATTGTAGTTACCTTGAGGTATGGTACTTATTAAAGAGTGCGAGAACAAGAAGAGCAAAAACTTCATTAAAGAACAGCAGGCGGCAAATAATCACACACATACTTTTCTTTAAGGTATTTGAAGAAACTTCCCTGAATGAAAACTTGAGACCAGGATACCCACAGAGCTCACAAAAGATAAGGGCAATTACTATGGTGAATTTTATATTCATTTGTTCTTCGTGTTTAAACAGAAAAATACTGTTTGTGTACGTGAAGGAATTATTTTCCTTCTCTGTCAATGATTtttatttgtaattttttttctgttcgtatatatatatactcacctctACGTGGTTGCTGAGGTtgtctcagcttctggccccgtatCTTCGTTAGCCACTACTGGGTTCactctcctggcttcgagagccttatcgAACTACTTTtaaaacctatttttggcccactCCACTGGCCAGGTCGTTTCACTTCCTTttactctaagactgaagaaatacttccaaacatcactgtgactcgtctgtgttttcaacttccagttgtttcctcgtgttcctgtttccaGTTTCTCGAGTAATCTGTTCCTGTCCACCGTGTCATTTAGTCTcaatattttgtacgttgttataTCACACCTATTCATTCTTTCCTTTAACGTCATCAGGTTTAACTCCCttaattcctgtgtgtgtgtgtgtgtgtgtgagagagagagagtttgtgtcAGAATAAAGGTAGAGAGCACTAATGGACGTTGTTATGTGAGAGGGAGAAAAGGGtattgtgggagggagagaaagtaATGGGTGTTATAATGGGGAATT belongs to Cherax quadricarinatus isolate ZL_2023a chromosome 82, ASM3850222v1, whole genome shotgun sequence and includes:
- the LOC128702917 gene encoding uncharacterized protein; translated protein: MGEGWRPVESGGHGGPVASVWAWACLLAWAAMCSGWAESCDMGELRCHDGSCVAADQYCDGEPDCPNNEDEPKHCTQCNRVYYGSVGKTYELQVHWPLETKRTPVCNLTLVAAGGPHGDLIQLAFHKFTLGKFNSHTDRGCPHGHMQVIEEQRKYRPGFWCGDGVGLEMYYSETPSVSVIITRLPTDNDLTALDAFSSIYVKMSYKFLRRESAVVRYGKPTEPKYLGLRDKTTVCDALFTNCDQRPCFVQSPNFPGMYPRNTTCYYTLSQTRSPPGKRAVISLSQADGHLVHVKSLVQPHDTTERHLKLYGDCYYVGDYVRVYDGNSTTSPVLVTFCRGDIVPEIVSSGPDVLIEFTTSPYDYPHHEAPWTHVAGFELRAEARFIPTASIGEDCRVEIRSSDNSTGWVEGATHSVPPNTTCVWQFLGSHGQVVWITFVHYHRESQLAKLQAKLCSTQLTISDGDWPNGKPIAQHCHDTEPRTCDRARRLLEDSNVRPCDRNESYVSTGRNLSMSQYFGDGSIVTKVSFLLRYEFVERRQAGEWAGDPCSRVIRSDGASRGNLTFSAPRDVFLYGRGGRSFVSCSWRLLAAADQVVRLTIDSILTGSSGCRTQVNRQTKALRCIPGGSSHMSLSVSEWPWAEVELPLACVCSHDSIPITQVSHGPDLTINLTIKGMLSYEDYRHYFFNATYEFLKAPGCIGATRVLSGAAGEVVADSSPSNSKGRCEGFPWLLKTPPKHSLFLTLPRASLDNGTCASDTRLFFHVPGRAEPVLGVCPAADQAAAITFFWPPPEPRVMSPPPPEEESNTSGANEDDEADDKPTSRELDYRESDGRESSLVVVWEPRSASSLRLRWLTTWKPADSERPEDAYVSPRAGGLGGWRDEPPDVPCKELCPELSACIPAELWCDGRKHCPEGSDEMVSNCLLERVPWLYLTIVVLTLLTLLFITVSAVRRHRNQRAKKRQQDARRVSTQESILPPKEKSLSAYALDYTDMDFETTV